TTCAGCTTGGCAGCCAGCAACGGTCAGTACAACCCTGGCCCCAGTTCAAAAAAGCCTGCGAGCTCGTAAGGAACGGTCATATCGGGGAATTGCATACCGTCCGGATCGGCCTTCCTTTTGACCCTCCCGGAGGCGATACTACGGAAATGCCGGTTCCGGGGCATCTGCATTACGACAGGTGGCTGGGATCTACGCCTTATATCTATTATACCAGGGACCGTGTGCATCCCGACAATGTAAACGGGCGGGGAGGCTGGCTGCGATGCGAACAGTTTGGCGCAGGAATGATCACCGGCTGGGGCGTTCATCATATAGATATCGCACACTGGGGAATGGATACAGAATACACCGGGCCGATCGAAATAGAAGCCACCGCCGAATTTCCCGAAACAGGATTGTGGAATGTGCATGGCAGGTACGAAGTAAACGCGTTGTATGCAACCGGAGTGAAGATGCAGATCGGAGGAGATAACCCGAACGGGGTCCGTTTTGAAGGCAGCAAAGGATGGATATTTGTAACCAGGGGAAACGTAGGCGTAACCGCAACCGATCCGGGAAGCGGGGATAACAACAAACCTTTCCAGGCAAGCGATCCCGGGATTTTACAGGCAGAAACCGGGCCGAAAGACATCCGGCTTTACAGCAGCGCTGAACAGCATGCCAACTGGCTGGATTGCATCCAGAACAAAAAACAGACGATCAGTCCCGCCGAGGTAGCTCACCGCTCATGCAGCGCCTGCCTTGTAGCGCATATTGCCATGAAAGTGCCGGGCAAGTTGTATTGGGACCCGGAGAAGGAAACGTTCAGGAACAACACAGAAGCCAACAAATGGCTATCCCGGCCGCAGCGCTACCCATATGGCACAAATTATATCCTGCATACGTAACAAGCTATTCTCCCCAGACCGTGATCACCAGCTTCCTTCTGCCGCCATGATCGCGGTGCTCGCATAAATAAACGCCCTGCCACATCCCCAGCGCCAGGCGGCCGTTACGCACCGGTATCATTACCGAGCTTCCCAGTAAAGCCGCCTTGAGATGCGCCGGCATATCATCCGGCCCCTCATCGTTATGCACATAATCGGGATCATTTTCCGGGACCGATTTGGAAAAGTAGGTTTCAAAATCTTTTCTGACGGTGGGGTCTGCATTCTCATTGATCGTCAGCGAAGCGGAAGTATGCTGGATAAATACCTGGCAGATGCCGGTTTTGAATGCGGCGATCTGGGGTATTGCCTGGATGATCTCTGTAGTGATCAGGTGGAAACCTCTGGGCCTTGGGTTCAGTTCAAGTGTTTGCTGATGTATTTTCATGGGCTGCTTTTTAGGAAGCGATCGTGCCGCAATAAATTACGCTGCGTGAAAGGAGAGTCAACCGCCTGCAAAGAAAAAGGCTGAAACACTTATCAGAGCGCTTCAGCCTTGTTGCCTCACCAGGATTCGAACCTAGACAAACAGAACCAAAATCTGTCGTACTACCATTATACTATGAGGCAATCATTCAATTGGGATTGCAAAAGTAGAACTTTTTTCATTTTTGCAAAATAAACTTACGACTTTTTTGCGAAAAACCCTGAGTCTCAATCCCATGGCTACTCAGCGCAGTCCCAGTACAGCTGCGGCACGCTCCGTCACCCGTTCGGGAGCAAGTTGCTCCATACAGGCATGATCTCCACGAAAACAGGGTTTATTGCCGAATACCGAACACGGCCGGCAATACAGATCGATCTGCACAGCATTTTCCTCCGGCTGCCCGAACCCCATAAATCCCGCATAAGGATGCGTAGCGCCCCAAATGGATACAACCGGCACACCAGACAGCGATGCCAGGTGCATATTGGCGGAATCCATACTGACCATCAGGTCCAGCCCGCTGATAATGGCCAGCTCTTCCGCAAGGCTGTAACGGCCCGCCACCACTTCCAGCCGGGGATATTTCCCGGCCAGCGCGGTCAGTTGGGCGGTCTCCTGTTTTCCGCCGCCGAAAAGGCTGATATCCACATCCGGATATTCCAGCAGCCGGCGGATCACGGCTTCCATTTTTGCCAGCGGATAGGTTTTCTCGCGATAGGTAGCAAACGGCGCGATGCCTATCTTCCGGCGGCCGGTAAGGTGCTGTTCCCGCTGCGGCACACGGTCCGAAGGAGCGTATCCCAATAACCGGAACACGTTGCGGTAACGTTGTACTGTTGTTGTGAGCGGCCTCAACACTTTATTGTCCTTGCTTGTCAGTTGTTTCTTCGATGCCCTGCCCTTGTCGATCACCGCCACAGGGATACCTGCCATCCGGTAGAAACTGCGCAGTATGCGGGAACGCAGCACATGATGCAGGTCCGCCACTGCCGATATTCCCGGGTGCGCTTTGCGCAGGGCGGTAAACAGGCGGTACAGTCCAGGCACACCTTTATGAACGCCTTTGAGGTCTGCCGGGTAAAAGATCAGCCGGGGAATACCCTCGCAAAGCGCTTCCCAGTTCCGGTTGGTCACAAACACGATGGTCAGCTCCGGATGGGCTTCCAGCACCTGTTTCATGACGGGAATGGTCATGGCTACATCTCCGAAAGCGGAAAAACGGATGGCCAGGATGGTATGGGCGTTATGGCTTTTGCCCATAGAGTACGGGGTTAAGCGAGGGATCGTTGTACATTTTCATCTGCCGGTACACCTTCATGTACTTGCGGCCCTGGCTGATGTCTTCCAGCAGCTCTTCGATGGCCCGGGAGAGATCGGTCTGCTGGTCCAGCAGAATATCCAGTTTCGCCTGACAGGCAGCGCGGTGTTCCGGTGTGGCATCCGGACGCTGTGCCTCTTCCCGCATATGGTAGATCTTGAGACTGAGAATGGACAGGCGGTCGATTGCCCAGGCGGGGCTTTCCGTATTGATAGAAGCTTCCGGCAGGGGCTTCACTTCTTTATACTTTTCAAGGAAATAACTGTCGATATACTCCACCATATCGGTACGTTCCTGGTTGGAGCGGTCTATCCAGCGTTTGAGCTTCAGCGCTTCCACAGGGTCTATCTCCGGGTCCCGCACCACATCCTCCAGATGCCATTGCACGGTATCGATCCAGTTCTTGGCATACAGCAGATGCTCGATCTTGTTGCCTTCATAAGGATTTTCAATGGGCCGGTAAATGTCATTATTCACATGATAGTCCCGGATGCTCTGTTCGAAAACGTTCTTGGATAGTGCGGTAAACATGCAGCAAAAGTAAAAAAAAAGCACACTGTAGATACAATGTGCCGGGCATAAATCATGTGAATGTTCGAGAATGCAATTGTGTAGGCTTCTAATGGTTCTCTAAAAAGAGGGCTTTTCAAAAACTTTTGCCATTACAACTGGTACAGGCCGTTTCCAGCCAGCAAATATTTTATATATGTAAACAATAAAAACCTTGCGAAGGAATCATTGTCTTTTATGGTCAGGTGTTTGTTCTTGGAATTTCGGGTCACATAGTCATACAGGGTAAGAGGCCGGATTGTTGGCATTACTTAAGCTAAATCTGGTTGTAAATTACAACAGGCAACTGAGATAATTTCGCAGTGGGGGGATTTTTTGACAATTACGAAAAATCCGTTTGCAAGTGCTTAAGAATCAAAAAGGAAGGGACTGTGCGGACAGGCAATTCGGATATCCCGGATACCGGCCGGGCACAAAATCGCGCCCGCGAGCCGGTAAAACAAGGTGAATTACGATCAGCAGCGTCCCTTCCTTTGGGGGTTATTCAGTTCAGCATTATCGCTTCCGGGTCATCTGCAACACGGCTACCACGGGCAAGTGATCGGATGCCAGCTTGCCGGTCACCGGGCCATAACTGATCACCCGGAAGTCTGCGGCAGACCGGTACATGATATAATCGATCGTTCTGTCCGGCTTGTCTGAAGGGAACGTGAAGGCGCAGCTGAGGCATCCGGGGGTAAAAGCCTGTTTGAGCGTGCTGATCGTCCCGC
This genomic stretch from Chitinophaga sp. XS-30 harbors:
- a CDS encoding secondary thiamine-phosphate synthase enzyme YjbQ, with translation MHQQTLELNPRPRGFHLITTEIIQAIPQIAAFKTGICQVFIQHTSASLTINENADPTVRKDFETYFSKSVPENDPDYVHNDEGPDDMPAHLKAALLGSSVMIPVRNGRLALGMWQGVYLCEHRDHGGRRKLVITVWGE
- a CDS encoding Gfo/Idh/MocA family protein, encoding MRKPDKSACNRRDFLKTAAKSALAGTVAISGFPAIVPSTVFGKTAPSNKINIGQIGCGRIARGHDLPETFKHDAARIIAVSDVDSHRQASCKKLIEGWYEKKTGKSDYIAVKAYDDYHDLLANKDIDAVIISTPDHWHAQPAIEAALAGKHIYLQKPTSLTIEEGRMMSDIVRKTGVTFQLGSQQRSVQPWPQFKKACELVRNGHIGELHTVRIGLPFDPPGGDTTEMPVPGHLHYDRWLGSTPYIYYTRDRVHPDNVNGRGGWLRCEQFGAGMITGWGVHHIDIAHWGMDTEYTGPIEIEATAEFPETGLWNVHGRYEVNALYATGVKMQIGGDNPNGVRFEGSKGWIFVTRGNVGVTATDPGSGDNNKPFQASDPGILQAETGPKDIRLYSSAEQHANWLDCIQNKKQTISPAEVAHRSCSACLVAHIAMKVPGKLYWDPEKETFRNNTEANKWLSRPQRYPYGTNYILHT
- a CDS encoding DUF4254 domain-containing protein, whose amino-acid sequence is MFTALSKNVFEQSIRDYHVNNDIYRPIENPYEGNKIEHLLYAKNWIDTVQWHLEDVVRDPEIDPVEALKLKRWIDRSNQERTDMVEYIDSYFLEKYKEVKPLPEASINTESPAWAIDRLSILSLKIYHMREEAQRPDATPEHRAACQAKLDILLDQQTDLSRAIEELLEDISQGRKYMKVYRQMKMYNDPSLNPVLYGQKP
- a CDS encoding glycosyltransferase family 9 protein, whose protein sequence is MGKSHNAHTILAIRFSAFGDVAMTIPVMKQVLEAHPELTIVFVTNRNWEALCEGIPRLIFYPADLKGVHKGVPGLYRLFTALRKAHPGISAVADLHHVLRSRILRSFYRMAGIPVAVIDKGRASKKQLTSKDNKVLRPLTTTVQRYRNVFRLLGYAPSDRVPQREQHLTGRRKIGIAPFATYREKTYPLAKMEAVIRRLLEYPDVDISLFGGGKQETAQLTALAGKYPRLEVVAGRYSLAEELAIISGLDLMVSMDSANMHLASLSGVPVVSIWGATHPYAGFMGFGQPEENAVQIDLYCRPCSVFGNKPCFRGDHACMEQLAPERVTERAAAVLGLR